The Amycolatopsis umgeniensis DNA segment GGCACCGACCAGCCGCCCGCGTCCTTCTTCGCCCAGAACGGCCCGCCCATATGCCCGAGCAGTACCTCGGTCACCTCGCCCGACCTGCGGAAGAGCAGGATCCCGGCACTCGTCTTACCCGCCATGGCGTCCAGTCTGGCCTTGCTCCGATCGGGTGATGCGACCGCCCCGCGAAAAAAGTTTCCGCCCGGATGTCGATTCACGTCGAGCCCGTCCGACGCATGAGCAGAAGCAGCCCGACAGCCTCTCCCGGAAGGACCGGAACCATGACGCAGACCATCACCCCCGCCGAGACCACCACCACCGCCACCCCGCGTGCCGCCAAGGCCCAGGGCGCGATCCAGTCGGCCGTCCGGATCGTCGTCTCGTTCCTCTTCCTTTGCCACGGCTTGCAGGGATTCGGCTTCTTCGGTGGCGTCGACGGCGCGGGCGGCTCCGTGGAACTCGGCTCCTGGCCCGGCTGGTACGGCAGCGTGATCGAGGTCGTCGGCGCCGCGTTGGTGCTCGTGGGCCTGTTCACCCGGCCGGTCGCGGTGCTCCTCTCCGGCGTCATGGCCTACGCCTACTTCACCGTCCACGCGCCGGAAGGCCTGCTGCCGCTGCAGAACATGGGCGAGCTGTCCACCCTCTACTGCTGGATCTTCCTGTTGATCGCGGTGGTCGGCCCTGGCACCTTCGCTCTCGACACGCTGCGCCGCCGACGCTGATACAAGAATCGAAAGGGCCCCTTTCCTGGAATGATTCCAGGAAAGGGGCCTTTATCGCGTACCTGTCGATTTCCTGTCAATAAATTCGGCCATACCGTGGAATTACCCCCCGAAAGAAAGTTCCCTACCGATGGGGGTATCCGGCATCCTCTATCGCATCAATGGTTTAGACCACCTTGAGCCGGAAGGATGCGTCATGACCCAGACAGCCACCGCCACGACCACCGAGATCGGCCCGACCCCCGCCAAGTGGCAAGGACTCGCCCTCTCAGTCGTCCGCGTAGTGGTCTCGTTCCTCTTCCTCTGCCACGGTCTGCAGAAGATGGGACTGTTCGACAAGCCCGCCGTCCCGTTCGGCGTCTGGCCGAGCTGGTACGCCGGAGTGATCGAACTGGCAGGCTCGCTGCTGATCCTGGTGGGCCTGTTCACCCGCCCGGTCGCGGTGCTGCTTTCGGGCACGATGGCCTACGCGTACTTCGTCGTCCACCAACCCGACGCGCTGCTGCCGCTGCAGAACAAGGGCGAGACGGCCGCCCTGTACTCGTGGGTCTTCTTGCTGTTCGCGGTGGTCGGCCCTGGCACCTACGCGCTCGACACCTTGCGCCGCCGCCGCAAGTCCTGAATCGCGTGAAGGCCCCCTTCCCTCGGCTGAGCCGAGGGAAGGGGGCCTTCACGCGCGAAAAGGTCAGCGGCCTTGCGGGAGGCCGGCCGCCAGGTCGGACAGCGCGAGCACGTGCTCCATCAGCACGGTCAGCACCTGCTTCGTCGAGTCGCGCTCCCGCGCGTCGCACAGCAGCAGCGGGACGTCCATGCTGACGTCGAGCGCCTGCCGGACCTCCTCGGTGCCGTAGCGATACGCGTTGTCGAAGCAGTTGACGGCGACGACGAACGGCAGCCCGCGGCGCTCGAAGAAGTCGACAGCCGCGAAGCAGCTGTCGAGCCGCCGGGTGTCGGCCAGCACGACGGCGCCGAGCGCGCCTTCGGCCAGCTCGTCCCACATGAACCAGAACCGGTCCTGCCCCGGGGTGCCGAACAGGTACAGGATCAGCTCGGGGTTGATGGTGATCCGGCCGAAGTCGAGGGCGACCGTGGTGGTCGTCTTCTTCTCGACACCGGTGAGGTCGTCGACGCCCTCGGACGCCGCGGTGATGACCTCCTCGGTGCGCAGCGGGGGAACCTCGCTGACCGAACCGACCATCGTGGTCTTACCGACCCCGAACCCGCCGGCGATGAGGACCTTGACCGCGTTCGCGGTCAGGGATCGCCGGGGCTCAGAGTTTCCGGATGCCATCAAGAACCGCCTGGAGTACGTGTTTGTTGGGAGTGTCGGTGACCGGTGTCGCGGTGCGGAACAGCACGAGGTTCTGTTCGATGAGGTCGCTCAGCAGCACCTTCACCACCGGAAGCGGCAGATCGATACGCGCGGCGACCTCCGCGACGGAGGTCGGTCTCTGGCACAGGTTGAGGATCCGCCCGTACTCCGGCTCGAAGCCGGCGACCTCGTGCGCGGTGCGCATCGCGACCACCAGGGTGATCAGGTCGAGTCCGAGCGTGTCCGAGCGGGTGCGCCCGCCCGTGACGGCGTACGACCGGACCAGCGGACCGGCCTCGTCCTCGAACCACGACTCGTGCCGCCCGCTCATGGCGACGTGGGAGTCGCGGCGCGGGGCGCCGAAGTGAGCACCGCGCCGACCCGCTTGACCATCAGGTTCATCTCGTAGGCCACGAGTCCCATGTCCGCGTCTTCCTTGGCCAGCAGCGCGAGGCACGCGCCGCGACCCGCCGCGGTGACGAACAGGAAGGCGTGGTCCATCTCCACCATGGTCTGACGGACGTTGCCGCCGCCGAAGTGCCGTCCCGTGCCCCGCGCGAGGCTCTGGAACGCCGACGCCACCGCGGACAGGTGCTCGCCGTCCTGCTCCGACAGGTTGCCGGACCGTCCGATGAGCAGACCGTCGGCCGAGAGGACCACCGCCCTGTCCGCACCGCTGACCCGCTTGACCAGGTCATCCAGCAACCAGTCGAGTTCACTGACTCCCGCGTTGGCCATCTAGTCACGATCTCCGTACATGTCGTGGTCGGTGTACTCGTCGGTGGGTTCGGTGTCCCGGCCGCGGCGTGTCCCCTGCTGGAACGCGGCGAGGCGGTTCCTGGCCAGCTCGGGGGTGTCCTCGCGGATCTCCTCGCGCTGGGCGGCGGGCCGGTCCTCCATCAGCTGGGGGACCAGGTTCGTCTGACGACGGCGCTGCGGCAGCGGTGGCCTGCCGGGCGCCTCGGGGCCGGGTCGCCGGGTCTGCGGCGGACGGCCGTCCTGCGGTCGGGTGTCCGCGGGCGGCCACGCCGGCGGCTGCACCGGCTGCGGCCGGGCCTCGGCACGGGCGGGCTCCGGGCGGATCGGCTCGGGCCTGGGCGTCTCGGGCCGGGGCACTCGCGGCTGGCGCGGGGGCAACGGCGGCAACGCGGCACCGGACTGCTCCGGGCCCTGCTGCATCTGGGGTGCCACCGGCATCGGCACGGGGAGCTCGGGCCGTTCCGCGGGGAGCTCGGTGCGGTGACGGGCACGACGGCCCGGGAGCAGCGGCGCGGCGTCCGGCACCTCGGTGCTCTCGGGGTCCACCTCGTCCTCCGGCTGATCAGACGGGACCGGCGCGAGCAGGTCGGTGCGGACGAGCACGATGGCCCTGGTGCCGCCGTACGCGGACTCGCGCAGGTGCACGGAGATCCCGTGGCGCGCGGCGAGGCGCGCGACCACGAACAGGCCCAGCCGCGGCTCGGCTGACAACGCCATGATGCCGAAGTCCGGCGGATCGGCCAACATCGCGTTCAGCTCGGCGGCCTGTTCGGGCTCGATCCCGAGGCCCTGGTCCTCGACCTCGATCACGACGCCCTTGCCGACCACGTTGCCCCGCAGCTCGACGCGAGACTGCGGCGGCGAGAACGACGTCGCGTTGTCGATCAGCTCCGCGAGCAGGTGCACGAGGTCGCCGACGACCGGTCCCTGCACCGCGATCGCGGGCATCTTCGCCGTCTTCACCCTGGCGAAGTCCTCGGTCTCGGCCGAGGCTCCCCGGGTCAGCTCGGCCAGCGTGACCGGCTTGCGCCACTGACGGCCGGGCTGGCCGCCACCGAGGATGATCAGGTTCTCCGCGTTGCGGCGGGCGCGGGTGGAGAGGTGGTCCAGCTGGAAGAGCGTCTCCAGCTGCTCCGGGTCCTCCTGCTTGCGCTCGGCCTGGTCGAGCACCTTGAGCTGGCGGTGCACGATCACCTGGCTGCGGTGGGCGATGTTGAGGAACACCGTCTTGGTGCCCTCACGGGTCCGGGCCTCTTCGACGGCGGCCGCGATGGCTGTCTGCTGCGCCTTGTTGAAGGCCTCGGCGACCTGGCCGATCTCGTCGTCGCCGTGGTCGAGGAAGTGGCCCTTGTCGTCGAGGTCGACGGGCTCGCCCGCCCGCACCCGGTCCACCAGTTCGGGCAGCCGGATCTCGGCGACGTCGAGGGTGTCCTCGCGCAGCCGGGCCAGCCTGCCGATGAGCCGGTTGGACAGTCGCAGGGCGACGAAGAACACGGCGATCGCCACCAGCAGCGCGATGGCCGCGGCGATGGCCGACGTGATCAGCGTCCGGTCGGCCTCGTCGATGGCCTCGGTCGTGGCGGCACCACTCTGCTCGACGAATCCGCGCATCATCGCGTCGCCGACGCCGCGGGCCGACTGCAGCCAGAGCTGCTCGGGCACCGGGAGCGTGGCCTTGCTGTTCTGCAGGAAAGTGTTCTCGACCGTGCTGACGGCCTTCCACGGGTCGCTCGCGACGAGCTGGTCGAACTTCGCCTTGACGCCCGGGGACATTCGCGTCACGGAAGACTCGAGCAGTGACCGGTACGAACCGACCTGGGTGACGTACGCGCGGTAGGTCTCGTCGGTGAAGCCGCCGCCCGCCACGGCCGCTGCGGCGAGGGAGTTCGCGCGCTGAAACTGGTCGATCGCGGTGAACAGCGGCACCGCGGTGATGCGCTGATAGGCGTTCTCCGCGTTCGGCGCGTCCTGGGCGAAACCGGTGAGACCTTCGACGAACTGGTCGACGATCTGGTTGTAGTAGGTGAAGGCGTCGAGTAGCGGCAACTGACCGGAGTCGGCCGACTGCCGGATCTGCGGCATCTTCTGGAAGAGCCCGCTCACCGTGGCGATGTTGCGCTGCACGCTGTCGGGCGAGTTGCCGACCAGGGTCTGGAGATAGCTGACGACACCTTGGGTGGCGGCGTCGGTCTTGGCGCGCTGCTCGACGAGCGCGGCGTGCTGCGAACGGTCGCCCGCGAGCTCGCGCAGGGTCAGCCGGCGCTCCTCCTGGATCTGACCGAAGAAGGGGACGGTGGGGGCTTCCGAGCCCCGGATCCGTTGCGCGTAGTCGCGGCCGTTGACCGCGTCGAAGATCAAGTACCCGCCGATCGCGAGACCGACGAGCATCAGCGCGATGCTCGGAATGAGCGCGATCGTCAGAACGCGCGAACGAATCGAAGAGCCGCGGCCTCGTCGAAGGGAAATCTGCTTCACCGTGGTCCGTTTTCCTTCCGGCAGTTATTGGTGTCGGGTCGCCGGGGATCTCATACCCGCGGGATCCGATAGCCGGATCAACACAGCGTGGTCCGCTCCGCCCGCGAAGACGCTAGGAGACCCAAACGGGTGAGTCAAGCCCGGACGCGAAGGGTAGTCGCATATCGCCGTGACCTGGTGACGAGAGGCCGTCGGACCTCGAAAGTCCACCACGTGGACACGGGTGCCCCGCGAAGTGACTCACCAGTAGATCACCTGGCGGTTTACCGCAGGCAGCGGCTTGATCGACGCTCATCGGACTCGATCAAGTCACACCTCGTCGCACTCGCGTCTCAGTGGAAAAGTCGACGAAAACTACGCGCCGTGACCTCGCTCACGCTTTCGGACCAGGGCTCCACATACCGTTCGGTTTGCGAACGACATCACCCCGGAGGAACGCCGCCGTAACGCCGTTCGACCCACGAAATCGCGAATTACGGAAGCCTATTGCCGACGATTCGGCCAAATGATCTTCGTCCGCGCGGCCCAGCTCGTCTTCGAGCAGCGCGTCGACCCTCATGGACGCGTCCCGGAGCATCCGGACGCCCGCCCAGCACAGCGTCACCACCCCGCAGATCAGGATCGCGACGAGCACCGTCTCGACCGGGTATCGCGATCCGAATTCGTTGAGCAGAAAACCGGAAGCGACCCCGAACACGGCGACGGCGGCATAGGTGAGCGACACGATCCCCTCCTTCTCCAGGCGCCGTGGCCCGCGCCTCGCCACCGAGA contains these protein-coding regions:
- a CDS encoding DoxX family protein, encoding MTQTITPAETTTTATPRAAKAQGAIQSAVRIVVSFLFLCHGLQGFGFFGGVDGAGGSVELGSWPGWYGSVIEVVGAALVLVGLFTRPVAVLLSGVMAYAYFTVHAPEGLLPLQNMGELSTLYCWIFLLIAVVGPGTFALDTLRRRR
- a CDS encoding DoxX family protein is translated as MTQTATATTTEIGPTPAKWQGLALSVVRVVVSFLFLCHGLQKMGLFDKPAVPFGVWPSWYAGVIELAGSLLILVGLFTRPVAVLLSGTMAYAYFVVHQPDALLPLQNKGETAALYSWVFLLFAVVGPGTYALDTLRRRRKS
- a CDS encoding GTP-binding protein; translation: MASGNSEPRRSLTANAVKVLIAGGFGVGKTTMVGSVSEVPPLRTEEVITAASEGVDDLTGVEKKTTTTVALDFGRITINPELILYLFGTPGQDRFWFMWDELAEGALGAVVLADTRRLDSCFAAVDFFERRGLPFVVAVNCFDNAYRYGTEEVRQALDVSMDVPLLLCDARERDSTKQVLTVLMEHVLALSDLAAGLPQGR
- a CDS encoding DUF742 domain-containing protein yields the protein MSGRHESWFEDEAGPLVRSYAVTGGRTRSDTLGLDLITLVVAMRTAHEVAGFEPEYGRILNLCQRPTSVAEVAARIDLPLPVVKVLLSDLIEQNLVLFRTATPVTDTPNKHVLQAVLDGIRKL
- a CDS encoding roadblock/LC7 domain-containing protein gives rise to the protein MANAGVSELDWLLDDLVKRVSGADRAVVLSADGLLIGRSGNLSEQDGEHLSAVASAFQSLARGTGRHFGGGNVRQTMVEMDHAFLFVTAAGRGACLALLAKEDADMGLVAYEMNLMVKRVGAVLTSAPRAATPTSP
- a CDS encoding nitrate- and nitrite sensing domain-containing protein: MKQISLRRGRGSSIRSRVLTIALIPSIALMLVGLAIGGYLIFDAVNGRDYAQRIRGSEAPTVPFFGQIQEERRLTLRELAGDRSQHAALVEQRAKTDAATQGVVSYLQTLVGNSPDSVQRNIATVSGLFQKMPQIRQSADSGQLPLLDAFTYYNQIVDQFVEGLTGFAQDAPNAENAYQRITAVPLFTAIDQFQRANSLAAAAVAGGGFTDETYRAYVTQVGSYRSLLESSVTRMSPGVKAKFDQLVASDPWKAVSTVENTFLQNSKATLPVPEQLWLQSARGVGDAMMRGFVEQSGAATTEAIDEADRTLITSAIAAAIALLVAIAVFFVALRLSNRLIGRLARLREDTLDVAEIRLPELVDRVRAGEPVDLDDKGHFLDHGDDEIGQVAEAFNKAQQTAIAAAVEEARTREGTKTVFLNIAHRSQVIVHRQLKVLDQAERKQEDPEQLETLFQLDHLSTRARRNAENLIILGGGQPGRQWRKPVTLAELTRGASAETEDFARVKTAKMPAIAVQGPVVGDLVHLLAELIDNATSFSPPQSRVELRGNVVGKGVVIEVEDQGLGIEPEQAAELNAMLADPPDFGIMALSAEPRLGLFVVARLAARHGISVHLRESAYGGTRAIVLVRTDLLAPVPSDQPEDEVDPESTEVPDAAPLLPGRRARHRTELPAERPELPVPMPVAPQMQQGPEQSGAALPPLPPRQPRVPRPETPRPEPIRPEPARAEARPQPVQPPAWPPADTRPQDGRPPQTRRPGPEAPGRPPLPQRRRQTNLVPQLMEDRPAAQREEIREDTPELARNRLAAFQQGTRRGRDTEPTDEYTDHDMYGDRD